Genomic segment of Candidatus Nanopelagicales bacterium:
CACTGATCCCGAGGCGTACGAGCGTTCGTCGCTCCTGCCCCGAGCGGCGGCGTCCACCACTCGCCCCCTGCTGTTGATCCATGGGCTGGCCGATGACAACGTGGTCGCCGCACACACGCTGCGACTGTCATCGGCACTGCTGGCCGCAGGCTCGGCGCACACCGTGCTGCCGTTGTCGGGGGTCACTCACATGACACCCCAGGAGGTCGTTACGGAGAACCTGCTGCGACTCGAACTGGAGTTCCTCACCACACATCTTCGTTGATCCCGAGGACACCCGCGCCGATCCCGAGCGAGGACACCCGCGCCGATCCCGAGCGAGGACACCCGCGCCGATCCCGAGCGAGGACACCCCCGCCGATCCCGAGGAC
This window contains:
- a CDS encoding prolyl oligopeptidase family serine peptidase, with the translated sequence MERPDVFHAAVAGAPVTAWELYDTHYTERYLGTPDTDPEAYERSSLLPRAAASTTRPLLLIHGLADDNVVAAHTLRLSSALLAAGSAHTVLPLSGVTHMTPQEVVTENLLRLELEFLTTHLR